In the Quercus lobata isolate SW786 chromosome 5, ValleyOak3.0 Primary Assembly, whole genome shotgun sequence genome, one interval contains:
- the LOC115988488 gene encoding triphosphate tunnel metalloenzyme 3-like isoform X2, which produces MEVEVKVRLPDSTSHQKLSTLLSPFHTKTLLQENVFFDGSDSQLSSNLAVLRLRFITATAPNHCILSLKAQPVISRGISRAQELEEPMDPTLGRACIAEPWRLLSVTDSAIVERVKQEFGVSGLVCLGGFRNVRSVYDWQGLKIEVDETNFDFGTCYEVECETGDPERDKKVIERFLEDNGIGFEYSQVSKFAVFRSGKLPL; this is translated from the coding sequence ATGGAAGTGGAAGTGAAAGTCAGACTCCCAGACTCAACCTCCCACCAAAAACTCTCTACACTCCTCTCCCCATTCCACACCAAAACCCTTCTCCAAGAAAACGTCTTCTTCGATGGCTCCGACTCCCAACTCTCCTCCAACCTCGCCGTCCTCCGCCTCCGCTTCATCACCGCCACCGCTCCTAACCACTGTATCCTTTCCCTCAAGGCCCAACCCGTAATTTCACGAGGAATAAGCCGTGCCCAGGAGCTGGAAGAACCCATGGACCCCACTCTCGGTCGCGCCTGCATAGCCGAGCCATGGCGGCTCTTGTCAGTCACTGACTCCGCCATCGTTGAGAGAGTGAAGCAAGAGTTTGGGGTTTCTGGGTTGGTTTGCTTAGGTGGGTTTAGGAATGTGAGGTCGGTGTATGATTGGCAAGGGTTAAAGATTGAGGTGGATGAGACTAACTTTGATTTTGGGACGTGTTATGAGGTGGAATGCGAGACTGGTGATCCTGAACGGGACAAGAAGGTGATTGAGAGGTTTTTGGAGGATAATGGGATTGGGTTTGAGTATTCCCAGGTGTCCAAATTCGCGGTGTTTCGGTCAGGCAAGTTGCCACTGTAA
- the LOC115988488 gene encoding triphosphate tunnel metalloenzyme 3-like isoform X1, producing MEVEVKVRLPDSTSHQKLSTLLSPFHTKTLLQENVFFDGSDSQLSSNLAVLRLRFITATAPNHCILSLKAQPVISRGISRAQELEEPMDPTLGRACIAEPWRLLSVTDSAIVERVKQEFGVSGLVCLGGFRNVRSVYDWQGLKIEVDETNFDFGTCYEVECETGDPERDKKVIERFLEDNGIGFEYSQVSKFAVFRSGGGEIKFEPECFS from the exons ATGGAAGTGGAAGTGAAAGTCAGACTCCCAGACTCAACCTCCCACCAAAAACTCTCTACACTCCTCTCCCCATTCCACACCAAAACCCTTCTCCAAGAAAACGTCTTCTTCGATGGCTCCGACTCCCAACTCTCCTCCAACCTCGCCGTCCTCCGCCTCCGCTTCATCACCGCCACCGCTCCTAACCACTGTATCCTTTCCCTCAAGGCCCAACCCGTAATTTCACGAGGAATAAGCCGTGCCCAGGAGCTGGAAGAACCCATGGACCCCACTCTCGGTCGCGCCTGCATAGCCGAGCCATGGCGGCTCTTGTCAGTCACTGACTCCGCCATCGTTGAGAGAGTGAAGCAAGAGTTTGGGGTTTCTGGGTTGGTTTGCTTAGGTGGGTTTAGGAATGTGAGGTCGGTGTATGATTGGCAAGGGTTAAAGATTGAGGTGGATGAGACTAACTTTGATTTTGGGACGTGTTATGAGGTGGAATGCGAGACTGGTGATCCTGAACGGGACAAGAAGGTGATTGAGAGGTTTTTGGAGGATAATGGGATTGGGTTTGAGTATTCCCAGGTGTCCAAATTCGCGGTGTTTCGGTCAG GGGGAGgtgaaattaaatttgaacctGAATGTTTTAGTTGA